CGTTGGGGCGCTTTATTTACAGTCGCCGGATGGGAATGATCGAGCCTGTGTTTGGGAATATTCGGCACGCGTTGGGATTGGACCGGTTTACCTTGAGGGGAAAGGAAAAGGTGAACATCCAGTGGAAGTTATACACGACGGTGCACAATCTTCTGAAGATCTTCCGCTACGGGTGGACAACGGCGATGGTGCCGAGCGGACTGAGGGCGATGGCGGGGTAGGGAAAACTTTATCCCCGGTATCCACAAGAAAATATGAAATTAGATGGAAAGATGGACTGGAAATTATGCTGAACGGGAGGTAGGCTAGGTTCTGTGGGGCCGGGGGGCGCGAGATCGCAGAAGTTCCGACGGATTTACCCGGACCGGCATGAGAGGGGTGTTGGCTCCCACCAAAAGATGAGCCCCACGACAAGGGTGGGCGTATGTAAAGAGAGTTTTTCTACAGACTCGTTGGGCTTAAAAACGAAATGGTAAAATCATCGTAACCCAGTTTGTTTGGAGACAACTGACCCATGAAAGAAAATCTGTTTCGTGCGGCACGAGATTACATCGATCTGATTGAATTGATAGAAAAAACCAGCGACCGGAATAAACTCCAGGTCCTCGATGAGAAACGGGCCGAGGCCCATTGGAAGTTCATCGAGATGCTCAAGACCCAAGGAATCAAATTCAAAGATAGAGAGCATGCGACACGAATCGCTTTTCGGATCGCTAATGAGGAATTATGACCCTGCTTGAAATCGCCCAAGTTTACACGGATCTGGTTTTAACGGAAAATCAGGTTCCTGAACATGAGCACATTGCAAAAGAAGAAATCAATGCCCTGAGGTCCAAGTATCATCAGATCCTAATGGATAAGCTCCACGAGGAAGGCATTGAATTTTCCGATCGCTTCGAAGCGATGAACATCGCTTTCGAAATAATCAAATCCCCCAACCAGTCATTCCAGCGGACGTTGCCCTCCGGGCAACGCCGTTGAATTCTAACGTTGGGCACGGACTTGACATAGAATATTAATGTATGTATTTTTATAAGGTAGTTAATATGGCTTTTCGAGAGGGACATGCTTCACTTTGAATGGGACGAAACAAAAGACACTGAGAACCAAAAAAAGCATGGCGTTTCCTTCAGTTTGGCCCAACACGCCTTTGCCGACCCCATTCGTGTCATCTCCAACGATTTGGCGCATAGCGATTCTGAAAGAAGATTTTATTGCTTCGGCAAAGCAGGAACAGGTGTTTTAACCGTCCGCTTTACTTATCGGAAAGATATTGTCCGGATTATCGGAGCCGGTTATTGGAGGAAGGGGAGGACGATCTATGAAACAGAAAACAAAATACACGAATGAAACCATTCAGGCGCGTGTGGTTAGGGATTTTCTCCCCCCTCCTGAAGATCTAGTTTTTAAAGAAGACAATGTTAAAGTCACAATGTTTTTAAGCCGCTCCAGCGTCGAATTCTTCAAACATACGGCAAGACAACGCCACACCCATTACCAGAAGATGATTCGGAATCTTTTAGATACCTACGCGGACAAATTCAAATAGACCCATGGCCCAACAAGGCGCTCCACCGGACGCGGTTATGAATGGCCCGCGCCGGTGAGCTTGGGTTGTGGGCATTATGAAAAATATTCTTATCCCGTTGATGTTGGTCACCTGTTCTCATGTGGTGAGCATTGCCTGTTCATGCGCTGGAATACCGTCAATTGAACAGGGGCTATCCAGTGCTGCGGTCGTGTTTGTTGGTGTAGTCAAGTCCACAGCGTCCCCCACTCCCGATATTTCCACCACCACATTGGAAGGGAAGAGATTTTGGTTCGATATTCATGATGATGTCCGCTACACTTTTGATATTCAAGAGACGATAAAAGGGACATTATCTCAGACTGTTGAAATTGCGACTAAAAAAGACGGGGCAATGTGCGGCGTTCATTTCGAAATTGGCACTTCCTATCTTGTTTATGCATACCAAAGAAAAACAGGATTGCGCACAAATTCATGTTGGCGAAATCGAATTATGGATTTTGAAGCTCAAGGAGAGGTCATTGAGCTAAAGCGTTAACAGGGGCCGAAGTGTTTGATTCTTCGGCGCGTCTTTCAAGAGCAGTTCCGCGTGGAGGAGAACGAGGTTTTGGCGGAGCGGACGGGATCTGGTCAGATACAGAACCCGCATGATCCAGAGGCACAGTATCGAACGAAACAGCAAGGCAAACGGGGATGGGTTGGATACCTGATGCAGGCAGCCGAAACAGTGAGCGAAAAACCTGTCGCACCCGGTGAGCCGACGGCAAACTTTATCACCTCGATTGTGACCCAGACGGCACTGGGGAGCGACGAGGCGGGCATGGCCGAAACGATGGAAGAGCAGGGGCAGATGGGGATGGAGAAACCGGGTGAACTGTATGTGGATGGAGCCTATATCTCTGGCAAGGAGTTAGCGATCGCGGCGGCGGAAAATCGAGAACTGATCGGGCCCGCGATTTCGGCGCGTGCGGGAAAAGAGGCCGAGTTTCGTGTCAGCGACTTTATTGTTGATATCGATGGGAGAGAAGCTCTTTGCCCTGCGGGCCAGGCCAGCACACAATGTAGCCGGATTGAGGATCGATGGAATGGGATAGTGGAATATCGGTTTGAATGGAGCTGGCGATGCCAGGCCTGCCCTGCGCGCGCGAAATGTTTAAGCACTGGACAAAACCATCGGACGATTCGAGTGGGGCCACATCCTATGCACCTGCAGGCCCGTCGTCGGGAGATGAAAACGGATGCGTTTCGGGAAAAGATGAAGCGACGCTCGGCGATTGAAGGGACACAAAGTGAATTGGTCCGCGGGCACGGAGCCCGCCGTGCGCGCTATCGGGGATTATCGAAAGTGCGCCTACAGAATTATTTTATCGGGGCCGCGTGCAACGTGAAACGATGGTTGCGCCGAATCGCCTGGGAAAGGCAACACCTTCCAGGGCTCCAACAGTGTGCACAGGGGGCATAAAAAGAGTCGTTGGAAGATCAGAAATGAAGAAATCCATCTCTTGAAGATATTGGAGACCTAAAATTAAAAACTTTTTACATTCTCCTCGCAAAGCAGGGGGGTTTTGCAGCAGAATCATTAGTTGAGAACGTCCCCTACTTTTTTAGGGTATAGCGGATGCTGAAAATTAGGGAGAGGGACAGGAGGAGCGCTAGGAGGTTGACGGGCCAGCCTTTGAAGAGACCCATCGCTTGGGGGGATCCTTGGTAACCGTAATCGCTTAGGGTCTTGGAGGTCAAGACCACTTGAAAGAAGGGGCCGATTTTAGTGAAAAGGCCTCCCTCGAACACCAGAAGGGCCCACAGGATCCAGAAAAGGGTTCCCATCGCCACAAGACATCCCACGACAACCGCCGCGGCCTGGACGGGGTCATAGACCATTTCTTCCTTCGCAGAATCATCTTCCCACAGATCCAGAAGCGCGCGGCCGGCCCTCCGGATCACTTTCGGTTTCCCACGGTGTTGATCAGACGGCCGATCTCGGGACTCCGAATTTCGACCCTGTCACCGGACTGGAGGGGACCCACCCCCGCGGGAGTCCCCGTTGAAATAATGTCACCGGGTTCTAACGTCATCACGTGACTGATGTGTGAGACAAGCGTGGGAATATCGAAAACCAACTGTTGGGTACTCGACGATTGGCGACGGCGACCGTTCACATAGGTCTGGAGGGTTATCTTTCGGGATGGAATTCCACACATCACCCAGGGACCGAGCGGGGCAAAAGTGTCAAACCCTTTGGCCCGGGACCATTGACCGTCCGTCCGCTGCAAATCCCGGGCGGTCACGTCATTCATGAGCGTGTACCCTAAAATATATTTTTCCGCGGCGGCGCGCGAAATGTTTCGGGCGCGCCGACCGATCACGACCGCGATCTCTCCTTCAAAATCCACCTGATGGGACACCGCAGGCTTTTCAATGACGTCCCCCGGACCAATCACGGCACTGGGAGGTTTCAAAAACAAAAGTGGAATGGGGGGAGGCGCTTTGCCGAATTCTTTCGCGTGATCGGCGTAATTCACGCCCACAGCAACGATCTTGCTGGGGAGCACGGGGGCGAGAAGGCGAACTTTTTTAAGCGGCCAAATCAATCCCGTGGGGGAATACGCGCCAAAGGGATTGGGAAGGATTTCTTCGACCAAGAGTCCCGCAACAAGACCCCAACGAACAATCCCTTCCGTTTCAAAACGGGCGAAACATTTCTTTAGGGTTTTCACCCTTTTTTTAACCCCAACACATCTCGCATATCGTAAAGTCCGGACGGCTTCCCCACCACCCATTTGGCGGCTGCCACAGCCCCGGATGCAAAAGCGGTGCGGGACGTCACCCGATGAACCAATTCCACACGCTCCCCGTTTCCAAGATAGAGCACCGTGTGGTCGCCCACCACGTCACCACCGCGAACGGCGTGAACCCCAATTTCCTCTTTCGTTCGTTCACCCACCAGTCCATGACGGCCGTAAACAAAGCGGCCGGATGTCCGGCCCCGTTGAACCGCTTCCGCCAACCGCTGTGCGGTTCCGGAGGGAGAATCCTTTTTGACGTTGTGATGGATTTCGATTACCTCCGCGTCATAGTCGGGGAGAAGGGCCGACACGCGCTCGGCCACATCAAACAACACGTTCGCCGAAAGACTCATATTGGGAGAGAAAACAATGGGAATCCGCTTTGACACTTCCGAAAGATTTTTTCGCCCCGCCTCATCAAGACCCGTCGTTCCTAAAACGAAGGAAACATTCCCCTCCGCGGCCAGGACCGCGTGGGCCAAACTGGCGGAAGGGGAGGTGAAATCAATGAGAACGTTCACGTCCCGTAACGACGTGGCCAGCTGATCCGTCACCCGAAGACCATAACGTTCTTCCCCCAGCGAGGGGCTCCCGGGAGCTTCGATCAGGCCCGCCAAGGTTACCGCTGGGTCCTGGTGAACGAGGTCCGCGATGGCCCGGCCCATTCGCCCACCAGCCCCGATGACCCCTATTTTAATGGAAACCATGTCAGCAGACCGGATGTTTCCGACGCGTGGAAACAAGACCGTAGTCGCGGAGAGCCCTTTCAAGTTTTTCTTCGCTGGATTTTTCCAGGGGAACAAGCGGGAGCCGGAGATCGGGAGAACAAAGGTCCAACCATCCCATGGCCGTTTTGACCGGGATAGGGCTGGTTTCAATAAACATGGCTTTGACTAAGGGAAACAGTTTGTGATGCAAGCGGCGGGCTTCCCCCCAATCGCCTCGCAAGCCAGCAGCGCACAAAGAGGAAACGTCTTTGGGCACAATGTTGGCCACCACCGAGATGACGCCTTTTCCCCCCACGCTCATCAGCGGAAGGATGAGAGAATCGTCCCCCGAAATGAGTTCAAACGAATCCCCCAGAGCCCCGGCAATTTCTGTGGCCTGGTCCAAACTGCCCGAAGCTTCTTTGATGCCCACAATATTTTTTTCCGATCGAGCCAACTCAATGACCGTGGCAGGAAGCATATTGACGCCCGTCCGACCGGGAACGTTGTAGAGAACGATGGGAAGATCCGCCGCCCGGGCCACCGCACGAAAATGTTCCACCAACCCCCGCGGGGTGGGTTTGTTGTAGTAGGGGGTAATGTGCAGGGCGCCGTCGGCCCCAGCCTCTTTCGCCCAACGGGTGAGAGCCACCGCTTCCGAAGTGGAGTTGGATCCGGCACCAGCCAAAATTTTAGCCCGCTTGCGTGCAAATTTGATCACCAGCTCAATGACCCGTCCATGCTCCGCGTGGGTCAGTGTGGCGGATTCTCCGGTTGTCCCGCAGGGGACCAGGGTGGAGGTTCCCCCTTCGATTTGGAACTCGACCAATTGCTCCAGTTTCTTTTCATCAATGGTACCGTTCAAGAACGGCGTGACCAGCGCTACCGCGGAACCTTCAAACATAATCGCTCCTTAGATTTCAAACATTC
The sequence above is a segment of the Elusimicrobiota bacterium genome. Coding sequences within it:
- a CDS encoding transposase — protein: LGRFIYSRRMGMIEPVFGNIRHALGLDRFTLRGKEKVNIQWKLYTTVHNLLKIFRYGWTTAMVPSGLRAMAG
- a CDS encoding BrnT family toxin, which translates into the protein MLHFEWDETKDTENQKKHGVSFSLAQHAFADPIRVISNDLAHSDSERRFYCFGKAGTGVLTVRFTYRKDIVRIIGAGYWRKGRTIYETENKIHE
- a CDS encoding CopG family transcriptional regulator, producing the protein MKQKTKYTNETIQARVVRDFLPPPEDLVFKEDNVKVTMFLSRSSVEFFKHTARQRHTHYQKMIRNLLDTYADKFK
- a CDS encoding transposase, with protein sequence MILRRVFQEQFRVEENEVLAERTGSGQIQNPHDPEAQYRTKQQGKRGWVGYLMQAAETVSEKPVAPGEPTANFITSIVTQTALGSDEAGMAETMEEQGQMGMEKPGELYVDGAYISGKELAIAAAENRELIGPAISARAGKEAEFRVSDFIVDIDGREALCPAGQASTQCSRIEDRWNGIVEYRFEWSWRCQACPARAKCLSTGQNHRTIRVGPHPMHLQARRREMKTDAFREKMKRRSAIEGTQSELVRGHGARRARYRGLSKVRLQNYFIGAACNVKRWLRRIAWERQHLPGLQQCAQGA
- a CDS encoding fumarylacetoacetate hydrolase family protein, whose product is MGGGEAVRTLRYARCVGVKKRVKTLKKCFARFETEGIVRWGLVAGLLVEEILPNPFGAYSPTGLIWPLKKVRLLAPVLPSKIVAVGVNYADHAKEFGKAPPPIPLLFLKPPSAVIGPGDVIEKPAVSHQVDFEGEIAVVIGRRARNISRAAAEKYILGYTLMNDVTARDLQRTDGQWSRAKGFDTFAPLGPWVMCGIPSRKITLQTYVNGRRRQSSSTQQLVFDIPTLVSHISHVMTLEPGDIISTGTPAGVGPLQSGDRVEIRSPEIGRLINTVGNRK
- a CDS encoding 4-hydroxy-tetrahydrodipicolinate reductase; the protein is MVSIKIGVIGAGGRMGRAIADLVHQDPAVTLAGLIEAPGSPSLGEERYGLRVTDQLATSLRDVNVLIDFTSPSASLAHAVLAAEGNVSFVLGTTGLDEAGRKNLSEVSKRIPIVFSPNMSLSANVLFDVAERVSALLPDYDAEVIEIHHNVKKDSPSGTAQRLAEAVQRGRTSGRFVYGRHGLVGERTKEEIGVHAVRGGDVVGDHTVLYLGNGERVELVHRVTSRTAFASGAVAAAKWVVGKPSGLYDMRDVLGLKKG
- a CDS encoding 4-hydroxy-tetrahydrodipicolinate synthase, with protein sequence MFEGSAVALVTPFLNGTIDEKKLEQLVEFQIEGGTSTLVPCGTTGESATLTHAEHGRVIELVIKFARKRAKILAGAGSNSTSEAVALTRWAKEAGADGALHITPYYNKPTPRGLVEHFRAVARAADLPIVLYNVPGRTGVNMLPATVIELARSEKNIVGIKEASGSLDQATEIAGALGDSFELISGDDSLILPLMSVGGKGVISVVANIVPKDVSSLCAAGLRGDWGEARRLHHKLFPLVKAMFIETSPIPVKTAMGWLDLCSPDLRLPLVPLEKSSEEKLERALRDYGLVSTRRKHPVC